The Vibrio orientalis CIP 102891 = ATCC 33934 genomic sequence TAAAAGATGATGAGTTACTGTGGGCAATCATTGATGATCTCGGCGGCACTAAGGCAGTGTGGGATGCCAATACCTTTCTCCCTTATCAAGTGAAAGTCAGCTTCACTATTCCACAGCCGTACACAGGTGAAGAGATAGAGATTACTGATGATCTCGAAGATGTCAGTGCCATCCGTAGCCGAACCAGTGAGAAGCCAATTCTTCGCCCGACAGTCAGAATGCCAATCACCATTGCCGGAAGAACCGTTGATACTGTCGTCAACCTGACCAACCGTAACCAGTTTTCGGCACCTATTTTGATCGGAAAAACCTATCTAGATGACAATGCATGGGTCTTCGCAGGCTATGACTATCTGCAAGAACAGAAAAATGCACAGTTGATCGGCAAGAAAGAGAGCGTCGATATTGGCGGTCTAACGCAACAGGTTAGCTACTCACTGAGCAACAACTACAGTTCGTTACATGCTACCAATATCAAGATTGATGACAAAAATCAGCAAGTCACTTTTACCGTTGAAGATAACGGTGGTAAACAGAGTCAACTGACACGACCACTGATACGAATGCTCAAAGTCAGCGGAGAAGAAAAGCCGCTAGTCTTTGTCCCCGTCAATACCAACAGTGAAACGCCTCAATACTGGATGGTTTACCTAACCGATAGAAGCAAGTTCAGCTCTCAGCTTCGTCTTGGCAAGGACACTCTGAACAAACGCTTTATGATTGATACCAGTCAGAAGTCACTACTGAGTAATTCACCGAAAACATTCAACACTAAGTCCAAAGCGATGCAGGTGTCAGGGGAAGAGAACCTAGTCCTCGATGGCATTTCACTCAAAGCCGAGCCTTCGTTAGTAGTGAAAACCCCACTGCTAAAAGTGGTCAGCTTCGAGATGTTTGAGAAAAAAGGCAAAGATTGGGTGACCTATTACCTCACCAACGCACAAGGTGATGTGCAGCAGTTCTCTAAACCGATCAACAAGAAACTGCGTGTCGGTGATTCAGTAAGACCGGTTGTATTTGGTACATTCAACCTGTACGGCAAGAATGTCGAGATGCCATATGCGATTGATGTCCTTGATGACAACGAAGTGGAAGATTACTTTGTCATTGGCCAGAAGATGTCAAAAGATGGCGTACTGATCAACACTCGAACCGATCACCTACTTGATGCCCACCCACTGTTCAGCGCGGGTCATATCGAAGTGGCGACCGTTGAAGGGTTAGACTTCCCTGTTAAACTAGATACGGGCGCCGACGTTAGCTCAATCAATGCGCAAAACATCAAGATGTTCAAAAAAGATGGCCAACAGATGGTCAGCTTCACCTATCAAAACGATGTCGGGATGGAAGAGAAGTTCACCCGTAAAGTGGTCGATACTATGACCATAACTGCCAAACAAGGTGAGAAAGCCAATGTGCGCCCAGTGGTTGAAATGCATGTCACGCTTGGCGATCTGGAAAAGAAAATCCGCGTTAACTTACAAGACCGCAGCCGATTCCATTACAGCATGATCCTAGGAAAGAACTTCCTTAAGTATGGCGCGGTGGTCGCCAGTGACACCAACTATATCGTCACTGACAAACCTGACTACGAAAAATAGCCAACCAAAAGTCCCGCGCAATGTGGGACTTTTTTATGCTAAATGAGTAACTTCGCTGCTACTCACTATAGCGAATACTATTTACGAACCACTCTTTGAAACCTTCTGGCGTTTTGACACTGAACTCGTCATCGACTTCTTTTTTCAACAGGGCACGCGCCATCGGCGAGTCAATCGAAATGTACCCTTTGGCATCTCCATAAATTTCGTCCGGCCCAACAATGCGAAATGCTTTGGTATCACCATCTTCATTTTCAATCTCCACCCAAGCCCCAAAGAACACTTTACCCTCTTGCTGAGGAGAGTAATCGACCACTTTGACCTGCTCTAAGCGCTTACGTAGGTAACGCACACGGCGATCGATCTCGCGTAGACGTTTCT encodes the following:
- a CDS encoding RimK/LysX family protein, producing MNKMSLALALASSLLTSSFAWAEPLAATTQSPIYQLDDKLVLGRVESVYLSDIPALEGISFAGKIDTGADTTSMHADNIHVISLNPKFQHLKDDELLWAIIDDLGGTKAVWDANTFLPYQVKVSFTIPQPYTGEEIEITDDLEDVSAIRSRTSEKPILRPTVRMPITIAGRTVDTVVNLTNRNQFSAPILIGKTYLDDNAWVFAGYDYLQEQKNAQLIGKKESVDIGGLTQQVSYSLSNNYSSLHATNIKIDDKNQQVTFTVEDNGGKQSQLTRPLIRMLKVSGEEKPLVFVPVNTNSETPQYWMVYLTDRSKFSSQLRLGKDTLNKRFMIDTSQKSLLSNSPKTFNTKSKAMQVSGEENLVLDGISLKAEPSLVVKTPLLKVVSFEMFEKKGKDWVTYYLTNAQGDVQQFSKPINKKLRVGDSVRPVVFGTFNLYGKNVEMPYAIDVLDDNEVEDYFVIGQKMSKDGVLINTRTDHLLDAHPLFSAGHIEVATVEGLDFPVKLDTGADVSSINAQNIKMFKKDGQQMVSFTYQNDVGMEEKFTRKVVDTMTITAKQGEKANVRPVVEMHVTLGDLEKKIRVNLQDRSRFHYSMILGKNFLKYGAVVASDTNYIVTDKPDYEK
- the greB gene encoding transcription elongation factor GreB, which produces MKTNLITREGYDRLKKELDFLWREDRPEVTKKVTWAASLGDRSENADYQYNKKRLREIDRRVRYLRKRLEQVKVVDYSPQQEGKVFFGAWVEIENEDGDTKAFRIVGPDEIYGDAKGYISIDSPMARALLKKEVDDEFSVKTPEGFKEWFVNSIRYSE